The following coding sequences lie in one Deltaproteobacteria bacterium IMCC39524 genomic window:
- the ilvN gene encoding acetolactate synthase small subunit, translating into MTVKKMKRRAILAFVQDKPGTLNKISMMIRRKMYNVDTLTVCKAKAAGVSRMTITLREDDEAKVLQVIRQLEKFTEVIRAKELDREQSYWREVAVIKFELEKKTLEKLQKKYQIEILDAQPHDIYIVQIAGPTERIDSFLKDVGSEHFIEIARTGVTAMDK; encoded by the coding sequence ATGACAGTTAAAAAAATGAAAAGAAGGGCCATTCTGGCCTTCGTTCAAGATAAGCCGGGCACTCTCAACAAAATCTCTATGATGATTCGACGCAAGATGTACAACGTTGACACCTTGACGGTTTGTAAGGCCAAGGCTGCGGGAGTCAGCCGCATGACCATCACCTTGCGTGAAGATGATGAGGCCAAGGTGTTGCAGGTCATACGGCAGCTGGAAAAATTTACCGAAGTGATCCGGGCCAAGGAGCTGGATCGCGAGCAGAGTTATTGGCGCGAAGTTGCGGTCATCAAGTTCGAGCTCGAGAAGAAAACTTTGGAAAAGCTGCAGAAGAAATACCAGATTGAAATCCTCGATGCTCAGCCACACGATATCTACATCGTTCAGATAGCAGGGCCAACGGAGCGGATCGACAGTTTCTTGAAGGATGTTGGCTCGGAACATTTTATTGAAATAGCAAGGACCGGTGTAACAGCAATGGATAAGTGA
- the leuD gene encoding 3-isopropylmalate dehydratase small subunit, which translates to MDTFCRLNGLVAPLDRSNVDTDAIIPKQFLKSIKRTGFGPNLFDEWRYLDHGELDMDCSQRPLKTDFVLNQPRYQGAEILLTRDNFGCGSSREHAPWALFDYGFRAVIAPSFAEIFANNCSKNSILPVVLPAETVARLFDEVEATPGYRLIVDLEKQQVITPSGEAFEFAVDAFRKECLLKGLDDISLTLQHVEAIKGFEAKKRVEEPWLFGS; encoded by the coding sequence ATGGATACCTTTTGTAGATTGAATGGATTGGTTGCTCCTCTGGATCGCTCCAATGTTGATACCGACGCCATCATCCCGAAGCAGTTTCTCAAGTCGATCAAACGCACCGGTTTCGGCCCGAACCTCTTTGACGAGTGGCGCTACCTCGATCATGGTGAGCTCGATATGGATTGCAGTCAGCGTCCTCTCAAAACTGATTTCGTGCTCAATCAGCCTCGCTATCAGGGCGCAGAAATCCTGTTGACGCGTGATAATTTTGGCTGCGGTTCGTCGCGTGAGCATGCTCCTTGGGCTCTTTTCGATTATGGCTTCAGGGCTGTGATTGCCCCGAGCTTTGCAGAAATTTTTGCCAACAACTGTTCCAAGAACAGTATCCTTCCGGTTGTTCTCCCTGCCGAAACGGTCGCTCGTCTGTTCGATGAAGTTGAAGCGACTCCTGGCTACCGCTTGATCGTTGACCTTGAGAAGCAGCAAGTGATAACGCCCTCCGGTGAAGCTTTCGAGTTTGCGGTGGATGCGTTCCGCAAAGAATGTCTGTTGAAGGGGTTGGATGACATCAGTCTGACCTTGCAGCATGTCGAAGCGATCAAAGGTTTCGAGGCAAAGAAGAGAGTCGAGGAGCCTTGGTTGTTCGGTTCATAG
- a CDS encoding AEC family transporter, whose product MQLEFTTEQLLANFILIGLFVSLGILFRRIKAFPNDTAQTLNMFALYVSLPAVILLKAPGLSLTGETVVAAIVPWCMLLISAAIILLLAKRCNWSRPTTGVLMLVVPLGNTSFMGVPMVNAFFGEAGIPHLILYDQIGTMLIFATYGSAILAYYSGEKSGAKIMVRRALLFPPTLALVAGLLFRNMSYPEAMVDILESLSGTLTPLVMTAIGFQMTLRLRPTTLGPLGTGLAIKLLVAPAFALLGCRLFGIESFAADIAIFEAGMPPMVTASALAAAAGMGVELAVALAGLGLVLAFVSLPLLYMLIQHL is encoded by the coding sequence ATGCAACTGGAATTCACCACGGAGCAGCTCTTGGCAAATTTTATCCTGATCGGGCTCTTTGTTTCACTGGGCATTCTGTTCCGCAGAATCAAAGCCTTCCCGAATGACACAGCGCAAACGCTCAACATGTTTGCGCTCTACGTGTCTCTGCCGGCAGTCATCCTGCTCAAAGCACCCGGTCTTTCCCTTACCGGCGAGACGGTCGTCGCGGCCATCGTCCCCTGGTGCATGCTGCTGATTTCCGCAGCAATCATCCTGCTTCTCGCAAAGCGATGCAACTGGTCACGGCCCACGACCGGAGTCCTGATGCTGGTGGTTCCCTTAGGCAACACCTCCTTCATGGGTGTGCCTATGGTTAATGCCTTCTTCGGCGAAGCAGGCATTCCGCACCTGATTCTTTACGACCAGATTGGCACCATGTTGATCTTCGCGACCTACGGCTCGGCGATTCTGGCTTACTACAGTGGCGAGAAAAGTGGCGCAAAGATCATGGTGCGACGGGCCCTGCTCTTTCCACCCACTCTGGCCCTGGTGGCGGGTCTACTGTTCCGCAACATGAGCTACCCGGAAGCCATGGTAGACATCCTGGAGAGTCTATCCGGGACCTTAACACCACTCGTTATGACGGCCATCGGTTTTCAAATGACACTACGCCTGAGACCAACCACGCTTGGTCCACTGGGCACTGGCCTCGCCATCAAACTTCTGGTCGCACCGGCGTTCGCCCTGCTCGGTTGCCGTCTCTTCGGCATAGAAAGTTTTGCTGCCGACATTGCCATCTTCGAAGCGGGCATGCCGCCGATGGTTACAGCCAGTGCCCTCGCCGCGGCTGCCGGCATGGGTGTTGAGCTTGCAGTCGCTCTGGCTGGCCTTGGCCTCGTCCTGGCGTTTGTCAGTCTGCCATTGCTCTATATGTTGATTCAACATCTCTGA
- the ilvB gene encoding biosynthetic-type acetolactate synthase large subunit: MKGTELVLRALHAKGVKYIFGYTGGAIMPIFDEMEKQKLFTFVMPRHEQGATFMAQGLSRASLSTDTPQIGVCMATSGPGAMNLVTGIADAHMDSVAMVSITGQVATGVIATDAFQESDVVGVMMPICKQTYMPLTTEEVEKTVHEAFYVATTGRFGPVVIDLPKDVQIQSVDENYSFNPKTFRPKLPGFYYHPSPEREVVHQAIEMMNRSERPVMFCGHGVISSNAGAMLQEFAEKTNIPVAFTLHGLSAMPVDHPLSLGMMGMHGTVEANRAIMNADLIISFGMRFDDRVTGKLNEYAKNADVIHVEIDPSELDKNVATTVPINADVARTLHVMLHDPELVSKPRRRWLKEIETNRQETVAEVEAEVAAGVGDGGKLLMKTIIRRLSDITEGKDIIVPDVGQHQMMSARYYNFQTNNSWFTSGGAGTMGCSLPMAIGAKLARPDERVWSISGDGGFQMNIQELCTIMEHDTDVKIMILNNGYLGMVRQWQTLFFDGRYAGTPMISPNYEFIAKAYNLPYQKVTELDQVDAAIRTAIDHNGAYLLEFVCDPSEVILPMIPSGGGFGDMIVSRPKS; this comes from the coding sequence ATGAAAGGAACAGAACTGGTTTTAAGGGCATTGCATGCCAAAGGTGTGAAATACATCTTTGGCTACACGGGCGGCGCGATCATGCCGATCTTTGATGAAATGGAAAAGCAGAAGCTTTTCACTTTTGTTATGCCTCGTCACGAGCAGGGCGCGACTTTCATGGCCCAGGGCCTGTCGCGCGCATCACTTTCGACCGACACGCCACAAATCGGTGTCTGTATGGCAACCTCCGGACCGGGAGCCATGAACCTGGTCACCGGAATCGCAGATGCACATATGGATTCCGTGGCGATGGTCTCAATCACCGGTCAGGTCGCAACAGGTGTTATCGCCACGGATGCTTTTCAGGAAAGTGATGTGGTTGGCGTCATGATGCCGATCTGCAAGCAAACCTACATGCCGTTGACCACTGAAGAGGTCGAAAAAACAGTTCACGAGGCCTTCTACGTTGCGACGACCGGACGTTTTGGCCCGGTCGTTATCGATCTTCCCAAAGATGTACAGATCCAAAGTGTTGATGAGAACTATTCGTTCAACCCGAAAACCTTTCGGCCGAAACTTCCTGGTTTTTACTACCATCCCTCGCCGGAGCGAGAAGTTGTTCACCAGGCGATCGAGATGATGAATCGCAGTGAGCGACCGGTCATGTTCTGCGGGCACGGCGTCATCTCCAGCAATGCTGGCGCAATGCTTCAGGAGTTTGCAGAAAAAACCAATATCCCGGTTGCCTTTACCCTGCATGGTCTGTCGGCAATGCCGGTTGATCATCCTCTGAGCCTGGGAATGATGGGGATGCACGGTACGGTTGAAGCGAATCGTGCCATTATGAACGCCGATCTGATCATCAGTTTCGGTATGCGGTTTGACGACCGCGTGACCGGTAAACTGAATGAGTACGCCAAGAATGCCGATGTCATTCACGTGGAGATCGATCCCTCCGAACTCGACAAAAATGTCGCTACAACGGTTCCTATTAACGCCGATGTCGCCCGGACCCTGCATGTCATGTTGCATGACCCGGAGTTGGTCTCCAAACCACGCCGCCGCTGGTTGAAGGAAATCGAGACGAATCGCCAGGAAACCGTTGCTGAGGTTGAGGCCGAGGTCGCCGCAGGTGTTGGTGATGGCGGCAAGCTCCTGATGAAGACCATCATCCGACGTTTGTCAGATATTACCGAAGGCAAAGACATCATTGTGCCCGATGTCGGTCAGCACCAGATGATGTCAGCGCGTTACTACAACTTCCAGACCAATAACAGTTGGTTCACCTCCGGTGGTGCCGGCACGATGGGTTGTTCTTTGCCGATGGCGATCGGGGCTAAACTGGCAAGACCTGACGAACGGGTCTGGTCGATCAGTGGCGACGGTGGTTTCCAGATGAATATCCAGGAACTCTGTACCATCATGGAACACGACACAGATGTCAAAATCATGATCCTGAATAATGGCTACCTTGGAATGGTTCGTCAGTGGCAGACCCTTTTCTTTGACGGCCGTTACGCTGGCACACCGATGATCAGTCCGAATTATGAATTCATTGCCAAGGCTTATAATCTGCCTTATCAGAAGGTCACCGAGCTTGACCAGGTCGATGCGGCGATTCGTACCGCTATCGATCACAACGGGGCTTACCTCCTCGAGTTTGTCTGCGACCCTTCTGAAGTGATCCTGCCGATGATCCCTTCCGGAGGTGGCTTTGGAGACATGATCGTATCGCGGCCTAAATCTTAA
- the ilvD gene encoding dihydroxy-acid dehydratase, translating to MKRRSEEITGRKDGAKWVERTAARTMLRAVRFTDEDFDKPIIALAVPYTNGTPCNDHVRALGDIVQKAIEVAGGKAIIFGTPVVSDGISMGTEAMKYSLVSREVIADSIELMTEGYRVDAVITLSGCDKTIPAALMPIARNNLIGLTLYGGSILPGEYHGRALNIVSAFEAVGAYCAGKIDAEELHAVECHSCPGAGSCAGMYTANTMASAIEALGMSLPGSASNLAVDEGNQISVEKREDCARVAQAVVGLLESGISARDIMTREAFENALTVAWALGGSTNAVLHILALAHEAGVALTLADIEEITSTVPLIGDFKPFGQYVMNDLHKIGGLPMVMKTLLEAGYLHGDCMTVTGKTLAENLADAPLRPENQDVIYSPEHPYAPPNRHIRVLRGNLASEGCVIKLSGKEMTQFFGPARVFEREEEALEAILAGKINAGDVVVIRYEGPKGGPGMREMLSPSAALMGAGLGKDVALVTDGRFSGGTHGIMIGHVAPEAQVGGLIALVQEGDMITIDLGHGELNLMLEDEEISKRLAQWQAPEIRYARGVLAKYAKLVSSSSCGAVTS from the coding sequence ATGAAACGTCGCAGCGAAGAAATAACCGGTCGTAAGGACGGTGCAAAGTGGGTTGAACGGACCGCTGCGAGGACCATGCTGCGCGCGGTTCGTTTTACCGATGAGGATTTTGATAAACCGATCATTGCTTTGGCTGTGCCATACACCAACGGTACGCCTTGCAATGATCACGTTCGGGCGCTCGGTGACATCGTCCAGAAGGCCATCGAAGTCGCGGGCGGCAAGGCGATTATCTTTGGCACTCCGGTCGTCTCTGATGGCATCTCCATGGGCACCGAAGCGATGAAATATTCGTTGGTGAGCCGCGAGGTGATCGCCGACAGTATCGAACTGATGACCGAAGGTTACCGGGTGGATGCCGTGATCACCCTCTCCGGTTGTGATAAAACCATTCCCGCTGCACTGATGCCGATCGCTCGCAACAACCTGATCGGCCTGACCCTCTACGGCGGCAGTATCCTACCTGGTGAATACCACGGCAGGGCTCTCAATATCGTCAGCGCGTTTGAGGCGGTCGGTGCTTACTGTGCCGGTAAAATCGATGCTGAAGAATTGCATGCGGTTGAATGTCATTCATGTCCCGGTGCCGGTTCATGCGCAGGTATGTACACGGCCAACACCATGGCTTCGGCCATCGAAGCTCTCGGTATGAGCCTGCCCGGCTCTGCTTCCAATCTTGCTGTTGATGAAGGCAACCAGATCTCTGTAGAAAAACGTGAAGATTGTGCCCGAGTCGCCCAAGCCGTGGTTGGTCTGCTGGAGTCCGGTATCAGTGCCCGAGACATTATGACCCGCGAGGCGTTTGAAAATGCCCTGACGGTGGCCTGGGCTCTCGGTGGCTCGACCAACGCGGTTTTGCACATTCTGGCCCTCGCTCATGAAGCAGGAGTCGCGTTAACCCTTGCGGATATCGAAGAGATTACAAGCACTGTCCCGCTGATCGGTGACTTCAAGCCCTTCGGTCAATACGTGATGAATGACCTACACAAGATCGGCGGTTTGCCGATGGTGATGAAGACCTTGCTTGAAGCCGGTTATCTGCATGGTGATTGCATGACAGTGACCGGGAAAACCCTGGCAGAAAACCTCGCCGATGCACCGCTAAGACCCGAAAATCAGGACGTCATTTACAGCCCGGAACATCCTTACGCACCACCCAATCGCCATATCCGTGTCTTACGTGGCAATCTTGCCTCCGAGGGCTGTGTGATAAAGCTCAGTGGTAAGGAGATGACTCAATTTTTCGGGCCGGCACGGGTGTTTGAGCGTGAGGAAGAAGCTCTCGAAGCCATCCTTGCAGGAAAGATCAATGCCGGAGATGTTGTCGTTATCCGTTATGAGGGCCCTAAAGGTGGCCCCGGCATGCGCGAGATGCTATCCCCCTCGGCGGCTTTAATGGGGGCGGGACTCGGTAAGGATGTCGCACTGGTTACCGATGGCCGTTTCTCCGGCGGCACCCACGGCATTATGATTGGTCACGTAGCTCCGGAAGCTCAGGTCGGAGGACTTATCGCACTCGTTCAAGAGGGGGATATGATTACTATCGACCTCGGCCATGGCGAGCTGAACCTCATGCTTGAGGATGAGGAAATCAGCAAGCGCTTGGCGCAGTGGCAGGCTCCCGAGATTCGTTATGCTCGCGGTGTTCTGGCTAAATATGCCAAGCTGGTCTCTTCCTCGTCTTGTGGCGCTGTGACCAGTTGA
- a CDS encoding rhodanese-related (seleno)protein produces the protein MTSVFLFAACFAAMAASVPRMTVDELNEHLGEADYLVLDARSGGDWANSEVKVSGAERVDPRSVDQWVDNYDREKTVVLYCAUGNEHTSASVALKMMEKGFTKVYALKGGWREWQNRQFPVEPK, from the coding sequence ATGACCAGCGTATTTCTTTTTGCTGCCTGCTTCGCCGCGATGGCCGCCTCGGTTCCAAGAATGACTGTTGATGAGCTCAACGAGCATCTGGGCGAAGCGGACTATCTGGTTCTCGATGCTCGCTCCGGCGGCGACTGGGCGAACTCGGAAGTGAAAGTTTCCGGTGCCGAACGTGTCGACCCCAGAAGTGTTGACCAGTGGGTCGACAACTACGACAGGGAGAAGACGGTCGTTCTCTATTGCGCTTGAGGTAATGAACATACGAGTGCCAGTGTGGCACTGAAAATGATGGAAAAAGGCTTTACCAAGGTTTATGCCCTTAAAGGTGGTTGGCGCGAATGGCAGAACAGGCAGTTTCCCGTTGAGCCGAAATGA
- a CDS encoding tetratricopeptide repeat protein: protein MRFLSHFTVLLLLLAVLVPVAFGGNVEDGLAAAESGNFKTAHNLWLVEAEKGNPVAQGYLGILYLKGQGVAKDEQQALKWFRSAADGGDATAQTNLGALYIQGQSVEVDYDKAVHWFRLAGNQGDRNAQSYLGVMYARGQGVQQSDAQAAKWFHMAARRGDSKAQLSLGVMYDVGRGVSQNPVVACAWYSLALENGEATAQRALETTKKKMTEVEIEISEQIAEQLRMDIGR, encoded by the coding sequence ATGAGGTTCTTGTCCCATTTCACTGTTCTCTTGCTCTTGCTTGCTGTTTTAGTCCCAGTTGCCTTTGGCGGCAACGTAGAAGACGGCTTGGCCGCTGCAGAGTCTGGCAATTTTAAAACGGCTCATAACCTCTGGCTTGTCGAGGCTGAAAAAGGAAATCCTGTAGCTCAAGGCTACCTGGGCATTCTCTATCTCAAAGGGCAGGGTGTCGCGAAAGATGAACAGCAAGCTTTAAAGTGGTTCCGTTCCGCAGCTGATGGGGGTGACGCAACTGCGCAGACAAATCTGGGTGCGCTCTATATTCAGGGCCAGTCTGTTGAGGTAGATTACGACAAAGCTGTCCATTGGTTTCGACTGGCGGGTAATCAGGGTGACCGGAATGCGCAAAGTTACCTGGGGGTCATGTATGCCAGGGGACAGGGCGTGCAACAAAGTGATGCCCAGGCGGCAAAATGGTTTCATATGGCCGCCAGGCGTGGTGACTCCAAGGCTCAGCTAAGCCTTGGCGTGATGTATGATGTAGGTCGCGGTGTTTCCCAGAATCCTGTGGTTGCCTGTGCCTGGTATTCTTTGGCGCTGGAAAATGGTGAGGCCACTGCCCAGAGGGCGCTGGAGACGACCAAAAAGAAGATGACAGAGGTCGAGATAGAGATTTCTGAGCAGATCGCCGAGCAACTCCGTATGGATATCGGGCGTTAA
- the pyrC gene encoding dihydroorotase: MTEITIQKPDDWHLHFRDGDMLAETVPATARCFQRAIAMPNLVPPVANTEMALAYHERIKKALPAGSSFKPLMTLYLTNGTGVDDIRRAKAAGIVAAKLYPAGGTTNSDAAPSDLAAMTPVFEVMQEVGMPLLVHGEVTDAHIDIFDREKAFIDRHLQKIVQDYPGLKVVLEHITTAEAVQFVDEAPENVAATITPQHLLLNRNDMLVGGIRPHNFCLPVLKRNTHQEALRTAVSSGSSQYFLGTDSAPHEKHRKESACGCAGCYSAWSALELYTQVFEELNVLDKLDDFASRHGADFYGLPRNQETVTLVKETWTVPEEIVLPNGKPIVPFFAGQDVQWKVKTNA; the protein is encoded by the coding sequence ATGACAGAGATTACCATTCAAAAGCCTGATGACTGGCACCTGCACTTTCGGGATGGCGACATGCTGGCGGAAACGGTTCCTGCCACGGCTCGTTGCTTCCAACGCGCAATTGCAATGCCCAACCTGGTGCCACCAGTGGCGAATACCGAGATGGCTTTAGCCTACCATGAACGGATCAAAAAAGCTCTTCCCGCTGGCAGCAGTTTTAAACCTTTGATGACTCTGTATTTGACAAATGGCACTGGCGTGGATGATATTCGTCGAGCAAAAGCCGCAGGGATCGTTGCCGCCAAACTTTACCCGGCCGGGGGTACGACAAATTCAGATGCCGCTCCCAGTGACCTGGCAGCCATGACCCCGGTGTTTGAAGTGATGCAAGAGGTTGGGATGCCCCTGCTGGTCCACGGTGAGGTCACTGACGCGCACATTGATATATTTGATCGCGAAAAAGCATTTATAGATCGTCACTTACAAAAAATCGTGCAGGATTATCCCGGTTTGAAAGTGGTGTTGGAGCATATCACCACTGCGGAAGCCGTTCAGTTTGTGGACGAAGCCCCTGAAAATGTTGCAGCAACCATCACTCCCCAGCATTTGCTGCTAAATCGCAACGATATGCTGGTCGGAGGGATTCGTCCCCATAACTTCTGCCTGCCGGTCTTGAAACGCAACACCCATCAGGAAGCACTGCGAACTGCCGTGTCCTCTGGGTCCAGTCAATATTTCCTCGGCACAGATTCTGCTCCCCATGAGAAACATCGTAAAGAAAGTGCTTGCGGCTGTGCCGGATGCTACTCGGCCTGGAGTGCCCTCGAACTTTATACCCAGGTGTTTGAAGAGTTGAATGTGCTTGATAAGTTGGACGACTTTGCCTCGCGTCATGGTGCAGACTTTTACGGTCTGCCTCGTAACCAGGAAACCGTGACATTGGTCAAAGAGACCTGGACTGTGCCGGAAGAGATTGTCTTGCCGAACGGGAAACCGATTGTACCTTTTTTTGCCGGACAGGACGTTCAATGGAAAGTTAAAACCAACGCTTAG
- the leuC gene encoding 3-isopropylmalate dehydratase large subunit: protein MSAKTLYDKLWERHVVRCDDDGTCLLYIDRQLVHEVTSPQAFEGLRLTGRKPWRAEANLAVPDHNVPTTDRSQGISDPLSRLQVETLDANCVDFGIEEFAMNDIRQGIVHIIGPEQGVTLPGMTIVCGDSHTSTHGALGSLAFGIGTSEVEHVLATQCLIQKKAKNMLVSVDGQVGPGITAKDIMLAIIGKIGTAGGTGYVIEFGGDAIRALSMEGRMSVCNMSIEAGARAGMVAVDEKTIAYVRGRPYAPKGAEWDQAESYWKSLQSDPGAEYDEVVHLDATSIRPQVTWGTSPEMVTSVDGCVPDPADEPDPVKREGMQAALTYMGLAANTPITEIYPDTIFLGSCTNGRIEDLRAAAEIIKGNKIAANIKRALVVPGSGLVKQQAEAEGLDKIFLQAGFEWREPGCSMCLGMNDDRLAPQERSASTSNRNFEGRQGQGGRTHLVSPAMAAAAAIVGHFVDVRTLEV, encoded by the coding sequence ATGAGTGCAAAAACCCTTTACGACAAACTCTGGGAGCGTCACGTCGTTCGCTGCGATGATGATGGGACCTGTCTTCTTTATATCGATCGGCAGCTGGTGCATGAAGTGACCTCTCCCCAGGCGTTTGAAGGCTTGAGGCTGACCGGACGCAAACCCTGGCGTGCTGAGGCCAACCTGGCCGTTCCCGACCATAACGTCCCCACCACCGACCGCTCTCAAGGCATCTCGGACCCCCTGTCACGTTTGCAGGTTGAGACCCTTGATGCCAACTGCGTTGATTTTGGTATCGAAGAGTTTGCTATGAACGATATCCGCCAGGGCATTGTGCATATCATTGGCCCCGAGCAGGGAGTGACGCTTCCCGGGATGACCATCGTCTGCGGTGATTCACATACCTCGACACACGGTGCGTTGGGCTCTCTAGCCTTCGGTATCGGCACTTCAGAGGTTGAGCATGTTCTGGCGACGCAATGCCTGATTCAGAAGAAGGCCAAGAATATGCTGGTCAGTGTGGATGGCCAGGTTGGGCCGGGAATCACGGCCAAGGACATCATGCTGGCGATTATCGGTAAGATTGGCACTGCCGGTGGTACAGGCTATGTTATCGAATTTGGTGGCGATGCGATCCGCGCCCTGTCGATGGAAGGTCGCATGTCGGTCTGTAATATGTCGATTGAAGCCGGCGCCCGAGCAGGGATGGTTGCAGTTGATGAGAAAACCATTGCCTACGTTAGGGGTCGTCCTTATGCGCCAAAAGGTGCGGAGTGGGATCAAGCTGAAAGCTATTGGAAATCGTTACAGAGCGACCCCGGCGCCGAGTACGACGAGGTTGTTCACCTTGACGCCACATCGATTCGGCCGCAGGTGACCTGGGGAACTTCTCCCGAGATGGTGACTTCCGTTGATGGTTGTGTCCCGGACCCGGCGGACGAACCCGACCCTGTCAAACGTGAAGGCATGCAGGCCGCCCTCACTTATATGGGGCTGGCCGCAAACACCCCTATAACTGAAATATATCCTGATACGATTTTCCTCGGCTCCTGCACCAACGGGCGCATCGAGGATTTGCGGGCTGCAGCAGAGATTATTAAAGGCAATAAGATCGCAGCCAATATCAAGCGGGCCCTGGTTGTTCCAGGCTCTGGTCTGGTCAAACAGCAGGCAGAAGCAGAAGGCCTGGATAAAATCTTTTTACAGGCTGGTTTTGAATGGCGTGAGCCAGGATGCTCGATGTGTCTCGGTATGAACGATGACCGTCTCGCGCCCCAGGAGCGCAGCGCTTCAACCTCGAATCGGAACTTCGAGGGCCGACAGGGACAGGGCGGACGAACCCACCTGGTCAGTCCGGCTATGGCCGCTGCGGCTGCGATCGTCGGTCACTTTGTTGATGTCCGCACTCTGGAGGTGTGA
- a CDS encoding fatty acid--CoA ligase — protein MNDLLIERTSSAYTYPLLIKNLLAYPVVNNPDQEIVYRDQLRFDYRTLRERICRLANALTKLGVKPGDTVAVMDWDSHRYLECFFAVPMIGAVLHTINVRLSPDQILYTIDHAEDDVILVHSDFLPILEAIKGRIDTVHDYVLLTDDPVTPETHVPLCGEYEALLADASTAFDFPDLDEHTRATTFYTTGTTGMPKGVYFSHRQLVLHTLGALAAIGTPKTQGRLHQQDVYMPITPMFHVHAWGLPYVATALGVKQVYPGRYAPEMLLNLIKVEDVTFSHCVPTILHILLSHPDVASVDLSRWKVIIGGAAMPQSLCLAALKLGIDIFTGYGMSETCPVVALAHVPEDQLDKPLEEQVKIRCKTGRAIPLVGMHIVDEEMNPVPDDGESTGEIVLRAPWLTQGYLKDHHNSEQLWRGGFLHTGDVANKDTNGYFKITDRAKDVIKIAGEWVSSLELEDLIAQHATVSEVAVIGMPDDKWGERPLALVVRGESEPNEKELVSFVKSFVDSGRLTRHAMMLKVLVVDEIDKTSVGKIDKKLLRKKHL, from the coding sequence GTGAATGACCTGCTGATTGAAAGAACCTCTTCCGCTTATACCTATCCGTTGTTGATTAAAAACCTGCTTGCCTACCCGGTCGTCAATAATCCCGACCAGGAGATTGTCTACCGTGATCAATTGCGTTTTGATTATCGGACCTTGCGCGAACGGATCTGTCGCCTCGCCAATGCGCTGACGAAGTTGGGAGTTAAGCCGGGCGACACGGTGGCGGTTATGGATTGGGACAGTCATCGTTACCTTGAGTGCTTCTTCGCAGTACCGATGATCGGCGCCGTTCTGCATACCATCAACGTGCGCCTCTCCCCTGACCAGATCCTCTATACCATCGATCATGCCGAAGATGACGTGATCCTAGTGCATAGTGATTTTCTGCCGATTCTTGAAGCGATCAAGGGGCGGATCGATACCGTACATGACTATGTTTTGCTGACTGATGATCCGGTGACGCCTGAAACTCACGTGCCTCTTTGTGGCGAATACGAAGCTCTCCTTGCTGACGCCTCAACAGCTTTTGATTTCCCCGACCTTGACGAGCATACTCGCGCGACGACCTTCTACACCACCGGCACCACCGGTATGCCGAAAGGTGTTTATTTCAGCCACCGTCAGCTGGTGTTGCACACTCTCGGTGCGTTGGCGGCTATAGGGACCCCGAAGACCCAGGGACGATTGCATCAGCAGGATGTCTATATGCCGATTACGCCGATGTTCCACGTGCATGCCTGGGGGCTTCCGTATGTGGCGACGGCGCTCGGTGTCAAGCAGGTTTATCCGGGGCGTTACGCTCCGGAAATGTTGCTCAATCTGATCAAAGTAGAGGATGTTACCTTCTCTCACTGTGTCCCCACCATTTTGCATATACTCCTCAGTCACCCGGATGTAGCGTCTGTTGATTTGAGTCGCTGGAAGGTGATCATCGGGGGCGCAGCCATGCCGCAGTCTCTTTGCCTGGCCGCGCTTAAACTCGGTATTGATATCTTTACCGGCTATGGGATGTCAGAGACCTGTCCCGTTGTTGCTCTTGCGCATGTTCCGGAAGATCAGCTCGACAAACCGCTGGAAGAGCAGGTCAAGATTCGCTGTAAAACAGGTCGTGCGATACCTCTGGTCGGCATGCACATTGTCGATGAAGAGATGAACCCTGTGCCCGATGACGGTGAAAGCACCGGCGAGATCGTGCTGCGTGCACCCTGGTTGACTCAGGGTTATTTAAAAGACCATCATAATTCAGAGCAGCTCTGGCGCGGAGGCTTCCTGCATACCGGTGACGTCGCCAACAAGGATACTAACGGTTACTTCAAGATTACTGACCGGGCCAAGGATGTTATCAAGATTGCCGGCGAGTGGGTCTCCTCCCTTGAGCTTGAAGACCTGATCGCCCAGCATGCGACTGTCAGCGAAGTTGCTGTAATTGGTATGCCTGATGACAAATGGGGCGAGCGACCTCTGGCGTTGGTGGTTCGCGGTGAATCCGAGCCGAACGAGAAGGAGCTGGTCTCTTTTGTCAAAAGCTTCGTCGATTCGGGTCGCCTGACCCGACATGCCATGATGCTGAAAGTTCTGGTTGTCGATGAGATCGATAAGACCAGTGTCGGCAAAATTGACAAGAAGCTGTTACGCAAGAAGCATCTATAA